The genome window ACGACCTTGTGTTACTTCAAAACCGTTCTCTTTTATTGGTCTTTTAGTAAAGTGCTGGGAAAATACCAAGAATCAGCTCACAGTGTATTAATTCAGATGAAGCTGCAATTTCTAGCAGGGAATTCTTTCACACCAACTGCTGCTCACATTTGCACAGAGCCCGGCTCTGCTTTGGGTCAAAATCATTCCAAACTTGCAAGAAGAGGCCCTGACACTGTGATTTGTCACTGGAGCCTCTCCTGGCGGGAGAATCATCATTACTGGATGATCTCAGTAATTGAATTGATGGATAtgagcctgctccagtgcacAGCAATCATTATTTTGGGGTGGGCTGGTTTgcactggggctgctggagcagggcggggtgtgctgggcacagcagggaccaGGGCTCACTCTCCTCTTGCTCACAGCCCAGCATTCCTGCAGGATGCAGgtgagcagcagccctggggagcatCCCAGCCCTCACCCCACCCCAGCTCCGGCCTGGGCACCGGGAGGAGACACGGCACAAAAACACCCCGGGGCACAAAACCACCCCAGGGCACAAACCCCATCACCAGCCTATGCAGGTAAGGGGTTCTGCAGCAATGGGGCAttgtcctggcacagggatgggaattttggggtggcATTTGTGTGATGTCTCTTCCTTACAAGCTCTGGATACTCCGGGATTGGAAGCAGGGGTGGGAGAAGGGTcaagcaggagctgcctccTCTTCCCACCCAGCTGGGTTCTCCCTGCCACCTCTCCCCCAGGGAAGTGAGGCTGGGAGGGATCAAACTGATGCTTTGTGGATCAGAATCTTCACTTCTGAGCatgtttgctttttctcccttgctccttttttccctttaaccCTCTGGGAAGTGCTGGGGTGGTAAATGTATCCTGTTTTTAAGGGAGCAGTGACACATCTTCAGACACCTCAGAGGACTCGGACAACCCTTCCTGCCCTCAGGTACCATGGGCAAAATCATCCCCAGCCCACCTGGTACTGTGTCCAGCTCGAGATCCCCAGAGCAGCATCAGGAGGGGCAAATCCATCAAACCACATTGAAATTCCATAAGTAAGGGCTGGGGTGGTTGTTGTCCCTTGTCACTCACACCCATGCGGAGGGAAGCATCCCTGGGCACTTTAGGAAAATTAGGAAACAAAATCTTCTctctgagggtggggagggcctggcacagggtgcccagagcagctgtggctgcccctggatccctgtcagtgtccaaggccagggtggacggggcttggagcactctgggacagtggaaggtatccctgaCATGGCAgggggaatgggatgggctttaaagtcccttccaacccaacccattccatgattccctgAATTGGTGCATAGACTCAAGGGCAAAGGCTCctgggtgggtgctggggcctGACCTGGCGTTCAttttgctcctgcagggccctggctcAGAGGAGAACATCAATTACTCAACTCTGGTGTTCCCAGAGAAAGACCACGAGCCAGGCTCTGCCCATGACTACGAGAACGTGAAGACTGGGATGGATTACATCAACGTGGacccagagaagaggaaaacacatttctggCCCTTCTCCAGCCTCAGGCCATCCAAGGGTGTGGAGTACACCGAGGTGAAGCTGTCACACCAGGGTGAAGCTGTGACACCGATGTGAAGCTGTCACACCAGGGTGAAGCTGTCACACCAGGGTGAAGCTGTCACACcagggtgctgctgctcagaggtgcccagagcccccagcagctgcacagctggcactgtcccctccccctgggacactgcctggcacaggctgcagcactTGTACCACCCCGACCCGCAGGCACAGCTTCCTTGGCTTTTCCTTAAAGGCAGCACTGTtcctgagggctgtggggtggggCAGGGGAGGTTTCCTCCCAGCCAAGCTGGAATCAGCTCTCCACTTCTGTGTCAtggcccttttcccctcatttcaTGAAAGCAAAAGAACCATCCCCCCCTCACCTCTCAAAATGGGCAGCTCAGGGAGGGAGATGCAGTGAACCTCAAAACCTGCACTGAGCTGGCTGGCAGCTCCTCTCAGTGATGTTGTTTGGCTCATCAGCCTCATAAAATCCttttaaatacagtttttccactggcttttccctctctgtctcccaccttttgctttccctgctttgtccctgctccaggtgctggggtcGGTCTCTCCCCACCTGGGCCATGTCCCTGCTCCTCACTCTGCATTTTGTTACTTCTGAATTTTCAAGAAATAAACTTCCAAAATGCCTGGGAATGGGCACACTGCCCCATTGGGAGCTCTGTGAGGtggatggagctgctgcttccccttcctcagggctggagctgccccaagTGAGTTTTAAACGGGCTCAGCAAGGCTGTGATTTAATGAAAGGTT of Anomalospiza imberbis isolate Cuckoo-Finch-1a 21T00152 chromosome 26, ASM3175350v1, whole genome shotgun sequence contains these proteins:
- the RHEX gene encoding regulator of hemoglobinization and erythroid cell expansion protein, giving the protein MGPFFCLPPGPVASLCPPRPWRRLSRRMSSSACWIPAVTSLVTLILYPLFLLALYTMLSRKIAQHSCRMQVSSSPGEHPSPHPTPAPAWAPGGDTAQKHPGAQNHPRAQTPSPAYAEGSSDTSSDTSEDSDNPSCPQGPGSEENINYSTLVFPEKDHEPGSAHDYENVKTGMDYINVDPEKRKTHFWPFSSLRPSKGVEYTEVKLSHQGEAVTPM